The Panicum virgatum strain AP13 chromosome 3N, P.virgatum_v5, whole genome shotgun sequence genome includes the window GAAGTCATCTGGTAGAATTTGCAATGAAACGAAACATGGTCAACGAGCACTCACTTCTTGTTGCGCCTCTTGCTCTTGGGGGCGCCCCACCCCGCGAGCTTAGCAACAGGGCATCCACACCTGTTGCGGAAGAGCAGCACGGCTCGGCCGTTGGGCGGCGCcatgcggcggagctcggcgcggAGGCACTCATAGTCCGGGTTGTTCccgccctggccgcccttcCACGGCAGCGCCTCGATCTCGCGCCACATGGCcgcgtcggcgccgccgacggtgctcccggcgccggcgcgcacggCCTCCTCGGTCTGCAGCTGGACGTCGAACTCGAGCGCCTTCCGGAGCCCTCGGCAGCGCGGGTTGCGGCAGCGCCGGCGCGGCAGCCGGTGGCAGGAGAggaaggccgcggcggcgagcgcggcggccgccgcgaggtagggcagcgcggccgcggcgtgcgcgagcgcggcggcgacggggggcGTGGCGAGCAGCGGGGAGAGCGAGCGCGCGACGTGCGCGACCGAGGAGGCGAGCAGGAAGGACAGCGAGAAGAGCACGAGCAGCATGATGAGGAGATCGAGCGTCGCCGAGGACGGCGTGTGCCGGCACGTCGCCCACGCCGACCCCGATACAGAGACGCTGTGCCCGCCGTGGTGGCCGTGCCCGTGGTGGTGggccgcgcctccgccggccgaggaccgggaggaggacgcgggccgcatcgccgctgcggcggctgcggtggaagcgggggcggcggcagggctgTGAGGGGAGAGGAATGGCCGGAGCATGCCCGCGGCCGGCgtcggggggaggggggattaATCGGTGCGCGGATTTGGGGCGAATTAAATCGGGATCGGATTCGTTGCGTGCCTTGTTTATTGTGGTTTTCTGCCTTCCGGAGCGGGGTTTTGCTGCCGCCGCTCCCCTTTTTCCCTAATCACGATTACTCTGAGGCGGCCGGCTGCCGATCGCGTCgaatcgggtcgggtcgggccggggAGGAAGGACGGGTGAGTCGGGGAGTGGGGGGTTGGGTGGGTGGAATCCGGTGGATCATGACCCGTCACGCATCAAATCAGCGGGAGAGGATGGGGTGGTGTGGTGCACAACTTGTATTTGGACGGATGGGATGCACGAATTTGACTTTGGCGTTGTTTGGATCCCACAacataaaatataatttttttgtaaatcATTTATAtagtgtactaaatatagtcaaaaaataaatggCATTACgcaaatggattgtaaatcgcgagacgaatctaatgagactaattatgatgtgattagacactaaagtgatacagtgatgctacagtaacatactctaatgatgaattaattaggctcattagattcgtctcgtaatttacagacgagatctgtaattagttttatgattagtctatatttaatactttaaatattaaagattttcttcaaaaaacacaaaaatgcaaaatataaAATGATATAAACACACGCTTTGCTATTGCTACGGTGGGGCGCAACTCTAAATCGAAGCAACCATGcactattttttttaagaaaatcgTGGTCGTTCGGAGAGGAGCATGTGTTCAGATTATCATTTGTGTTGGGATGCGGTGTGCGTTTCAGCGTTTGGTTTAGTTTAAGGCCACATTTGGTAAGTTCTGGGCTTCTGGTCATGGGGAGCGCATTGTTTTAGACCAATCTCAATCTCAATAGAAGTATGATGAAAATATCATCTCCTGGTATGGTAGGAGAGAGATAAGAGGTGTCATGAGATATCAAATGAATGTTATCACTATAATACTTCTCTGACTCGATTATTTAGTACACAGTATTGGTAACTGTACGATGGTACTTCTGAGACTGATCTTCGGGAAACTGGGCCTAATTAGCGCGTGGTTTCTCCGTTGTGATCGTGACGATTAAGGTAACGGTATGCGGGTGGGCGCGCGTTGTTTTCTCCGTCCGCCGTTGTAGTGTCCACAGCTCTGGTCAAACGAAGGTAACGTTATGTTTACTGCATTCGTTAAACGGCGGCGATTGATACTACCACCACGCGTTAATTGTCCATTCCGATGCTATTGcttgtgtttggcagcattcgAATCGGTGCTacgctggctggctggctcgcACTGTCACCAGCTTTGGTAACGTTCGCTTTCATTCACTTCCCAATTGGCCAATGGTGGCAAATTTCTCAAGAAAAAATGGTGGCAAATTTCTTTACGAAGCTAAGTCTCACCGGCGGACTTTTGGATCGGGCTTCTTCGTTTTCGTGTACTGATGAAGAAAATTATGGGCCTATTGGGCTTCAGATGAGTGCGGGCCGAGACCACGTAGCCCACGAATCTGGCAGCCccctcctcaaaaaaaaaaaaacgaatcTGGCAGCCCATGAAATGTCGATCCGAGAGGGTTACACTGCCCGTTTGGGCTGGAATGTTACAAACTTATTACAACTCAAACCAGAATGATTATGATTATAGTGTATTAAAGGGCTGTTTGGATCGCCTTGCCTGTCACATCGATATTTGGATACAAGAACATCTCAAAGAGATTTTCTAAAAACTACTATGTAAATCATTATTTAGAGAGTCATTTTCTAAAAATTATATTTCACCCACTTGAGCTTCTCTTTTCTATCTTATGCCGTGCTTTGATCAATCACAAACTAAGGACGACATCCATCTTAGCTTCTTTACTTTGGGCACATCTTCGTTGACCTATTGACCTTGAATCTTTATCCTTGAATAAAATTCACTTCTAGTTCAAGTCACTTTCTTCACAAGATGATTCTAGAAGGATTGATACTTGCCAACATGAACACCAtacatgaccaagattctttAATTTCAACCAAAGAACGTTTTGTCACTCTAGCATTATTTCTCGGCACAACCACAATTGTCCTTCTCTAAGCTTAGTTCCTAGAAATCCATTCCTGAATTTCAACTCTTCATCTTTGCATCACATATAACTTCATATACCCTTATATCACATTCaactcaacaatgaaatccacttTGATTCACAAGCCATTTTTCTTCTCTAATACATGACACTTTTCAATGTAAAATTCTCCTTGTCTCTTAGAATTCTTAGACTTGATCATTATCGGTTTTTTTGCTCAAACCAAGCCTTTGGTtacgtagcctcttgaaactcgCCTTTCGACCTCATCCATTTATTCACAAGAGCCCTCTTAAACTCACATTGACTCGTGCCATTAGAATAAAAATCATTTCTTCCTTGCTTGTTAAATCATCAAACATCGGATCCATTTCTTATGACAAGCTTCTCTAAATATGAGACTATGCATAAATATACAACTTTATCTCATTCACAATACATTGGCTTGTCATTTTGAATACCACATACGTCAACAAGCTTCACTTCGATATAAGAATAAATTCTTCATCATTGATACATATCCCAATTCACATGATAACTCTTGCTTGTTATTATTTTCATACTAGATCATGTCGTGGTATTCATATTGTCATATGAGCCTTTATCTTGAATATTAATTCATTTCATCACACAATTACAAATGTGATTATCAATTCCTGCTCATATACTTAACAAGatggttagtcctttaatcgtagTATCaatcaattcatcaaaaatcactaggggcctagatgcactctCAGGTATCCGTGCGCATGCGGATTTATTCTtgatgctaaaatacccaacaactAGATTTGATATGTTATTGTACATTTGGACTTGTTTCTTATGCTACAATAGATTCGGAACAATCTTTATTTAATTTAGTTCTTACAATAACCGAATTGTTATCCATATCCGaattattttccttttccttaTCGATATAATTAGTGGCCAATGCTTCCTTTTCTCTTAGAATGATATCatatatttcagatttttcaaaCTCCCGGGCTTTCCTTATTGCTTCGAAAAGGAAATCCCAATACATCTTCATTGGAGCACAAAAAATTTTATGCGAGACACCATGAAATATATCACCATGTAATTTCTCCCAATGCTTTTGGATTCATTCTGCAAAGTAATATGAGGGTTGCCAAAATTTTGCAATTGTTTGGAGGCAAAATGCTTGCAATACTAGAGTATGAAGGTGTATGCGAGGTCGTTGAAGTTTTAATAATTCAGCTTCGATTAAAAATAACACTTGGAACCGAATCATAAGAATTCAAATCTGCATGTGGTGCTGAAATTATATATACAACCTCCGTTCTAGATGGAGTCAAATATTGTGAATTTCCTGTCGATGAATAAATATGTGGAACACCTTGCTGAATAGTATTAAAATTATTAGCACTTGATGTCTCGTAAAGACTGACCGAACTCATCATGTTAGTTTGGCCTTGATGATTGTTCATCGCCATGTGAACTTGTTCTGTTGCCGATGTGAGAATAAATAGGTGCATGTTGTATGTTGCTTGTAGAATTAAATTTCAAAGTAGACATATTATGTGACATAGGTTGTTGCATGTAATTTTCAGAATTATAACAAGCATAATTAAAACCATCTGAATAATTACTAGCCGATACAATATGTTTACCACTATTATGACTAGCAATATCACCATGAGGGGTCATGGCACTTGCAAAATAATTATTAGCAACATGTGATGTATTTGCAAGTTGTACCTCAAGCGTGGTGTAGTAATGGAACATAAGAAAACCCCGCCATGTATACTTCTTAGTAGGTCTCGATGCTTCTGTAATTGTGATCAATAAATCCAGATATCCCTTGATAATCTAAGCAATCAATGACCAACACTTTGCTTATCTTCTGATCTTCGATGTGCAGCAGCAAGCAAAGTAGAATGCATTCGGGTTGAGCAGCCTGATGCGGTGTCAAAATAATAGATGCAACGGTCCATAAGGACCAAATGCAATAATAATGGCGAACCAAAATAGTAGAACAATTTGTTAATTGGCTAGAGCTTGATAGAACAATTTGAGCAACTAGATCTTTCGTCctcagcggagtcgccaaaatatatTGACGCAGATTTCGGTCAACACAAGAGAGCACTCGAGTGTGCGGGTCGCAAATGGACCGAAGGGCAGCGAGGCCGCGcgaccggttagaccagttGAGCAAACCCGTCAGATCGGTTTTCTAGGGTTTCGCCAGCATCCATCGTATAGAGGGATAACTATCACGCTTACATGGTGAAGGGCAGCGAGGTTTGTCAGCAAACCAGCAAAGGATAACCAACACACTTACGTGATGAACAATGATTAGTTTacgagcaaactagcaaaggccATCGAAGCTCTCGCCCAGAAGGAACCCCTTTAGGGGGTGAATGTCGCCAGATGTGCCCTAGGTTGACCAGCAAGACTTGGACGCTATCAATAGTCGTAGAGATCACGAATGAACAGCAAGGGGAGGTTGGAATAGAGAATTAGGGTAAAAAATTAGATTCATTGTTGTTTGATTCTATTGGGTGTGTATCAATAGGTTatagccctttatatttataggatggGGAGGCCTAAATCCATTAGAAGTCGAAACCCTTACCTATCTCATGTCAAGATACAATTATAACTCGAATTTTGCTGTCCTGACTGGTCTCACAACTAGTCTGACGGGCCTACGTAACcgcctctttgccgagtgccaagtgGTTCGCCGAGTGCCCGAacacgggcactcggcaaagacgacatttgccgagtgcagacggcgcagcactcggcaaacacacGGCATGCCcaatgtttgccgagtgctggccGTCGGCAAAGCGACGGCACTCGACATATCTTATCTTTGCCGAGTGATGTTGGGCCCGCACACGCCAAAGGCCGCGCACGTGCCCAGCACGCGCGCCGGCCGTCAGTGTGGCTGACGGCCGTtatcctttgccgagtgctgcaatctaggcactcggcaaaggccacACTTCGCTGAGTGCCGTTtgtgggcactcggcaaagtctgtTTCGCCGAGTGCCTAccatctggcactcggcaaatagtttatatttttttgcatTCAAAATATTTTATTCTTAACTCAAATATGAAAAGTTAATCCTTGGTAACATGATATTTTTATTGATTGGTTTACTATATTCCGTTATTTTTTCAGTTTGCGGGGAATAATTGGTCGAAGTTAATTATAAATTAGAATTGGGTTGAAATTTCGAAATCATTGAAAGGAACAGTGATATTCATGTACCTGAATCAAAACTGATGCCGTATCCACGAAAGAACTTAAAATTTGAAGCATCTTTATCACGAAACTTGACCGCAAGCCTGTGCACGGACGttcggaaaaaaataaaaaaatacaaaacaatGTCCGGAAATCATGGGACTTGTTGAAATGTCATGGTTTCATGCGGGGATAGTGTGAAAAAAATAACAGCATTTTCAGACAAGTGATAACGTACGCTGCTTACAAACCGGAGGATCTccgaagaagtttcagagaGATGCAGAGTATCTAGTAGGATTTGTAGTCGAAATGAAAGTCGCATAGGATTTTCAATGCGAAACTTTTTGTACAgacaaataacaacaaaatatgtgTCCTGTGAAATTTGGGTTAATTTTTGAGTTCGTTATATTTTTTGGGCACTCATTCAAAATAAATGTATTTAGTTTGAACTTGAACTTTAGACGCATGGAATAATAGATTTTTCTGCATGAAATAATGAACCATAAAGTGTTGAATTATTCTAGAAAATTATTTAGTTGACTTTCATTAAAATTTTGTTAAACTCATGATCAAAGCGAATGTGTTgatataaattaaatttgactttgaaacacatgaaataatagatTTTTTGCATAAAATAATGAAACATGAAACATGAattgatttaatttgaatttgaaataaTAATGTATGAAATAATGGATTTGTTTTGAATTCTTAttattaatttcaaatttttttgcaactacTTGATAttctgtaaaaaaaatatttgccgagtgcagcTGGGTCGACACTCGGCGAAGCGCAGTGTGCCGAGTGCCACTTGAGCCGGCACTCGGCAGAtcaattttttatttcttttaaaGTCTttaatttgccgagtgccggatcGTGGGCACTCGGCATACGCACACCACACACTCCACACACACGCCGCGCGCCCGCCTTTTGAGCTGCCACCTCCTCGcgccaccgtcgcccgcgcccccgccggtGACCTCCACGCCCACGGCTGGGACCCACATCGAcgccggcccgcgccgccgccgcccacgcgcccgcgccgcctctGGTTGACCTCCACGCCGACCCGCACCGCGCCGgcctgcgccgccccggcccgagccgccgccggtccgcgccgccgccggcccgcaccGCGCCGGccctcgccgcgccgtcgcTCCACGCTCCGGCACCGTGTGACTCCGGCGCCGcgtgacgccgccgcctcccgccacgGGTAGGCCGTCGCGCGGGTGCCGACCGAGGGCAGCCGGGCCttgcctcctcctcggcgcccgAGCGGGCACGCCATCGCCAGCGGCAGCCTCACTGCCGGCCGTGGCAaggtattttttttaattttttgagTGTATTTTGTTAGTTTTTTAgtttatttaatttaatttattagtTTCTT containing:
- the LOC120665595 gene encoding uncharacterized protein At5g19025-like; this translates as MLRPFLSPHSPAAAPASTAAAAAAMRPASSSRSSAGGGAAHHHGHGHHGGHSVSVSGSAWATCRHTPSSATLDLLIMLLVLFSLSFLLASSVAHVARSLSPLLATPPVAAALAHAAAALPYLAAAAALAAAAFLSCHRLPRRRCRNPRCRGLRKALEFDVQLQTEEAVRAGAGSTVGGADAAMWREIEALPWKGGQGGNNPDYECLRAELRRMAPPNGRAVLLFRNRCGCPVAKLAGWGAPKSKRRNKKGTQGLIHDRGVR